One segment of Bacteroides caecimuris DNA contains the following:
- a CDS encoding relaxase/mobilization nuclease domain-containing protein, with product MIGKQTKGTSFSGCVCYVLREDKSKLLEAVGVEGTPEQMAELFELQTLLNAKVKNTVGHTSLNFSPEDGERLHYDDALMLQIAHDYMTKMGITDTQYIIARHTDREHPHCHIVFNRVDNDGKTISDKNDFYRNENVCKMLTAKYRLHFANGKENIKEERLRPYDKAKHEVYKALKEELLNARNWEELKDALSHRDIELKFKVSRTTREIQGVKFEYGGISFSGSKVSREFSYMNIDYQLERNAFEDDFNNRQTAIRQPREKTVQTVLQNRSEDSFGGGLGLFSINGSSYNATDAEADREMAEILRKKKKAKRKRGMRL from the coding sequence ATGATAGGTAAGCAGACGAAAGGCACATCGTTCAGCGGTTGCGTGTGCTATGTGCTGAGAGAGGACAAATCCAAGTTGCTGGAAGCGGTAGGCGTAGAGGGAACGCCCGAACAGATGGCGGAACTGTTCGAGTTGCAGACGTTGCTCAATGCCAAGGTGAAGAACACGGTCGGGCATACTTCGCTCAATTTCTCGCCCGAAGATGGTGAACGGCTACACTATGACGATGCACTCATGTTGCAGATAGCCCATGATTACATGACGAAGATGGGTATTACTGATACGCAGTATATCATAGCCCGACACACTGACCGAGAACATCCGCACTGCCATATCGTTTTCAATCGTGTGGACAATGACGGCAAGACCATCAGCGACAAGAACGACTTCTACCGCAACGAGAATGTCTGCAAGATGCTTACAGCCAAATACAGGCTGCACTTCGCTAACGGCAAGGAAAATATTAAAGAGGAACGCTTGCGCCCCTACGACAAGGCGAAGCATGAGGTTTACAAAGCACTGAAAGAGGAGCTGCTCAATGCTCGAAATTGGGAAGAGTTGAAAGATGCACTTTCCCATAGGGACATAGAACTGAAATTCAAGGTAAGCCGGACAACAAGGGAGATACAAGGCGTGAAGTTCGAGTATGGTGGTATATCCTTTTCCGGCTCAAAGGTCAGTCGGGAGTTCAGTTACATGAACATCGACTACCAATTGGAACGGAATGCCTTTGAAGATGATTTCAACAATAGGCAAACAGCTATCCGGCAGCCAAGAGAGAAAACGGTACAGACCGTACTGCAAAATCGTTCCGAAGATAGCTTTGGTGGTGGCTTAGGCTTGTTCAGTATCAACGGCTCGTCTTACAATGCCACCGATGCGGAAGCCGACCGAGAGATGGCTGAGATACTGAGAAAGAAGAAGAAAGCTAAGCGCAAGCGTGGCATGAGATTATAA
- the istA gene encoding IS21 family transposase: MKIRIKHILRCYQSGMSIRGISSSLLVSRNTVKRYIRIYEDMGIELERLLKMDEQHLHELFGTETDKESSGSAEYKYLQERIPDYMKRLKVRGTTRRSLYEEYLKNRPQGYSYCSFCLYIRREREVKIPVGRIDHIAGDQMYVDFAGDKLYLSYERTGNKVPVEVFAAILPCSQITYYEAVPSQKKEHLIQACENAFHYFGGVPNAIVPDNLRSAVTKPGGVEPVINDDFAAFADHYGCVVFPARVRKPKDKALVENAVRLLYREVYSKMTGLKFNDLEALNIEIMKHTDALNSRKMYNRNYSRRERFLEVEKDRLHTLPATKFISKSRKTATVMRNSYVSLNNHYYSVPKEYIGDTVELLYDGDTVEIYHKFRHITTHRKDDTPFTYSEKPSHKLSGVPHEYRIRMDDIYRKACGIDPVLEEYIKRVAVAKKYPVQAVRSADGILSLVERFGHDRVVLSCQVAMEFGMFGYNELESILVNREDEKYHVQMEGQAPELTPKHRNLRGKDYFNSKNMDKNDK, translated from the coding sequence ATGAAAATAAGAATCAAGCACATACTGCGGTGTTATCAGTCAGGAATGAGTATCCGCGGTATCAGTTCTTCTCTCCTTGTTTCACGTAATACAGTCAAACGTTATATCCGTATATACGAAGATATGGGTATAGAACTTGAGCGTCTGTTGAAAATGGACGAGCAGCATCTGCATGAGCTTTTCGGTACGGAGACTGACAAAGAATCGTCTGGATCTGCAGAGTATAAGTATCTTCAAGAACGTATACCTGATTACATGAAACGACTTAAGGTCCGTGGGACAACAAGAAGGTCCTTGTATGAGGAATATCTTAAAAATCGTCCACAAGGTTACAGCTACTGTTCTTTTTGTTTGTATATCAGACGAGAAAGGGAAGTAAAGATTCCTGTTGGACGCATAGATCATATAGCCGGTGATCAGATGTATGTGGATTTTGCCGGTGACAAACTTTATCTCTCATACGAAAGAACAGGCAATAAGGTTCCCGTAGAAGTATTTGCCGCCATACTTCCATGCAGCCAGATTACCTATTACGAGGCTGTACCATCACAAAAGAAAGAACACCTTATCCAGGCATGTGAAAATGCTTTCCATTATTTTGGAGGTGTCCCCAATGCCATAGTTCCAGACAACCTGAGATCAGCCGTAACAAAGCCTGGAGGTGTTGAACCTGTAATCAATGACGACTTTGCTGCATTTGCAGACCATTATGGATGTGTTGTCTTCCCGGCAAGAGTACGAAAGCCTAAAGACAAAGCTCTGGTTGAGAATGCTGTAAGACTGCTCTACAGGGAGGTGTATTCAAAGATGACGGGATTGAAATTCAATGATCTTGAAGCCTTGAACATAGAAATAATGAAGCATACGGATGCGTTGAACAGCCGAAAGATGTACAATCGCAACTACAGCCGTCGGGAACGTTTCCTCGAAGTCGAGAAAGACAGGCTGCATACATTGCCGGCAACAAAATTTATATCAAAAAGCCGGAAAACGGCAACTGTCATGAGAAACAGTTATGTATCGCTTAACAATCACTATTACAGTGTTCCTAAAGAGTATATCGGCGATACTGTAGAATTACTGTATGATGGGGACACAGTGGAGATATATCATAAGTTCAGACACATAACGACACATCGAAAGGATGATACACCTTTCACTTATTCAGAAAAACCGTCCCACAAACTTTCGGGAGTGCCACATGAATACAGAATCAGAATGGATGATATATACCGCAAGGCATGTGGAATTGATCCGGTATTGGAAGAGTACATAAAGCGTGTGGCCGTTGCCAAGAAATATCCGGTCCAGGCCGTACGTTCAGCCGATGGCATATTAAGTCTTGTGGAGCGTTTCGGACATGACAGGGTGGTTCTTTCATGTCAGGTGGCAATGGAATTCGGTATGTTCGGATACAACGAACTTGAAAGTATTCTGGTAAACAGGGAAGATGAGAAGTATCATGTACAGATGGAGGGACAGGCTCCAGAACTTACCC
- a CDS encoding MobC family plasmid mobilization relaxosome protein, with product MKKNNIVTLRLTDDELGWLGALCRRSKQSKSETIRSLIMNGTVRERINKEHLVVIRQLIGESTNLNQLARQANTYGFFAVAEKCEDVAKEVSQLITRLKDDR from the coding sequence ATGAAGAAAAACAACATAGTCACTTTGCGCCTGACAGACGATGAACTCGGTTGGCTGGGTGCATTGTGCAGACGGAGCAAACAGAGTAAGAGCGAAACCATCCGTTCGCTCATCATGAACGGAACGGTACGGGAACGAATCAACAAAGAACACCTTGTCGTCATCCGGCAGTTGATTGGAGAAAGTACCAACCTCAACCAGTTGGCGAGACAGGCGAACACCTACGGATTCTTTGCCGTAGCCGAAAAATGCGAGGACGTAGCAAAGGAAGTGTCGCAACTCATAACCCGACTGAAAGATGATAGGTAA
- a CDS encoding IS110 family transposase yields the protein MDKDRIVAGLDVHKDTIYLCVMDNTEAVIFAKVYGTLTPDLELVCSEMVSHGVTEAAMESTSTYWVPVWNALCESMSLKLVNPYFIKQLPGRKSDVKDAQWIAECLLKNLIRGSFVPDKTVQDMRKYNRRIFDLNEDLTYNSNKQDAALQRCGFRLSNYVSRVNGKSYQKCVRAIITGITDPEELVKLIHGKTLRKYGRNIIKDAVTGDFHQADICLLKQYAELIGVIERQIEECRNALISMCQEHFPKQFKRLQSIPGVKERAASAIIAETGADMKPFEKATNLVGWCGLKPRNDISNNKVKSNRTTHGNRFLRQILIEISWVASRTRNCFFSNFSYVQCTQRHKNKMKIQVAIARKLLVAVWHMLTKDEDFIDVYLKRLEKQAEWQNDLQALESLLVG from the coding sequence ATGGACAAAGACAGAATCGTGGCCGGCCTTGATGTCCACAAAGATACAATTTATCTCTGTGTGATGGATAATACCGAGGCCGTTATTTTTGCAAAAGTTTATGGTACATTGACTCCTGATTTAGAACTTGTGTGTTCCGAGATGGTTTCTCATGGGGTGACAGAGGCAGCCATGGAAAGCACTTCAACCTATTGGGTCCCTGTGTGGAATGCCTTGTGCGAGAGCATGTCTCTCAAATTGGTAAATCCTTATTTTATAAAGCAGCTTCCCGGTCGCAAGAGTGATGTGAAGGATGCCCAATGGATAGCGGAATGCTTGTTGAAGAATCTGATTCGTGGAAGTTTTGTGCCGGATAAGACAGTGCAGGACATGCGCAAGTATAACCGTCGCATCTTCGACCTGAATGAAGACCTGACGTATAACAGCAATAAACAGGACGCTGCTTTACAGCGATGTGGCTTCCGGTTAAGTAACTATGTCTCCCGAGTCAATGGAAAAAGCTATCAGAAGTGCGTCCGTGCAATAATAACCGGGATAACCGACCCTGAGGAGCTGGTGAAACTCATTCATGGAAAAACTCTACGGAAATACGGACGTAACATCATAAAGGATGCCGTAACGGGTGACTTTCACCAGGCAGACATCTGTTTGTTAAAGCAATACGCAGAGCTTATAGGGGTAATCGAGCGACAAATCGAAGAATGCAGGAATGCTCTCATTTCCATGTGCCAGGAACACTTCCCGAAACAATTCAAACGTCTACAGAGCATCCCCGGTGTTAAAGAACGCGCCGCTTCGGCTATAATTGCGGAGACTGGGGCTGACATGAAACCGTTTGAAAAAGCAACAAACCTTGTGGGATGGTGTGGATTGAAACCACGCAATGATATAAGCAACAATAAAGTCAAAAGCAACAGGACGACGCATGGGAACCGATTCCTGCGTCAGATATTGATTGAAATATCCTGGGTCGCATCAAGAACCCGAAACTGCTTTTTCTCAAACTTCAGCTACGTGCAATGCACCCAACGCCATAAGAACAAGATGAAGATACAAGTAGCCATCGCCCGAAAGTTATTGGTCGCAGTATGGCACATGCTGACAAAAGACGAGGATTTTATAGATGTTTACCTCAAGCGGCTTGAAAAGCAGGCGGAATGGCAAAATGATCTTCAAGCATTAGAATCGTTATTGGTCGGATAG
- a CDS encoding toprim domain-containing protein, whose product MGQKTFIIVGQSTLNFPFKGCISPKDVSHIQHHGERKDSCYLFEGFMDYLSFLTIRKRKNPQSPNLKGQDYMVLNSVSNLGKAMNGLSDYERIHCFFDNDQAGNKACLELQRVFSYRVWDASIHYAGYKDLNDFLCGKRAVENKASEVSVRPKPKKKGFHL is encoded by the coding sequence GTGGGTCAGAAGACTTTTATAATAGTGGGTCAATCGACTTTAAATTTTCCATTCAAGGGCTGCATATCTCCGAAAGATGTCAGCCATATACAGCATCATGGCGAACGGAAAGATTCATGTTACCTGTTCGAGGGCTTCATGGATTATCTTTCTTTCCTAACTATCCGAAAACGGAAGAATCCGCAATCCCCTAACTTGAAAGGACAGGATTACATGGTTCTCAACTCCGTTTCCAATCTTGGCAAGGCAATGAACGGGTTATCGGACTATGAACGTATCCATTGTTTTTTCGACAATGACCAAGCAGGAAATAAGGCATGTTTGGAATTGCAACGGGTATTTTCCTATCGGGTTTGGGATGCTTCCATCCACTACGCAGGGTACAAGGATTTGAACGATTTCCTATGTGGCAAAAGAGCGGTGGAGAATAAAGCAAGCGAGGTTTCTGTCCGACCGAAACCGAAGAAGAAAGGATTCCACTTGTAA